In Tolypothrix sp. NIES-4075, the following proteins share a genomic window:
- a CDS encoding CHAT domain-containing protein gives MPSLNLAIARLVNTSTDNFAIWVVNAPYPSGYAHHDCVWSPHLTQAWIEWQEMFAGHGRLDLPPGSTPPPTNPLTMDLVSPPNGQTAGPYTSRLMQYLGISLWRWVFDGAILGSLERSQGMAMGEHTPLRLRLEIRDPDLIALPWEIMQREAGQPAISLSKQVLFSRTTTEVDPLPYLRTNPALNILLVLGYDEKLQLEQEAFILKKTLCDSPVVGNHSQGYAPCTVTTLLQPTRQELIQELESREYNVLFYAGHGLPAPDGGLLFLQPDMTLNGIELAQVLTRNNVNLAVFNACWGAQPAAVNRQAIPSSSLAEVLIRHGVPAVLAMRDQIRDDESLSFIQAFAQALRKRLPIDEAVAEARQDLLTIYKFNQPAWTLPVLYLHPNFNGELIKSFDEGITELPETAIPSITSSVPTACLRSLEGGVTWFLRSGVTRIGRTKDNDIVIPEGSVSKRHAEILCRNNLSGATPIRTYSLQDLSTYGTTWFLAANSWQQILRQEVPLKSGMQLKFGSPKGEIWQFLIEDS, from the coding sequence ATGCCATCCCTGAACCTGGCGATCGCCCGTCTCGTCAATACCAGCACTGACAACTTCGCCATTTGGGTGGTCAATGCGCCCTATCCTAGTGGTTATGCTCACCATGACTGTGTATGGTCTCCACACCTAACTCAAGCATGGATTGAGTGGCAGGAAATGTTTGCTGGTCATGGTCGCTTGGATCTTCCTCCAGGCTCAACCCCTCCACCTACCAATCCACTGACTATGGACTTGGTTTCACCCCCGAATGGTCAGACCGCTGGTCCTTACACTAGTCGTCTGATGCAATACTTGGGAATAAGTTTGTGGCGTTGGGTATTTGACGGAGCTATTCTCGGTAGTCTAGAACGCAGTCAAGGCATGGCTATGGGTGAGCATACACCTTTGCGCTTGCGACTGGAAATTCGCGACCCAGACCTCATCGCCCTACCTTGGGAAATTATGCAGCGGGAAGCTGGTCAACCCGCAATTTCGCTTAGTAAACAAGTGTTATTTAGTCGCACAACCACGGAAGTAGACCCTCTGCCGTATTTGCGAACAAATCCAGCTTTAAATATTCTGCTGGTTTTGGGATATGACGAGAAACTTCAACTCGAACAAGAAGCATTTATTCTCAAAAAAACTCTTTGCGATAGTCCTGTAGTCGGTAATCACTCTCAAGGATATGCACCATGTACGGTGACTACACTTTTGCAACCAACTCGACAAGAGTTGATTCAAGAGCTAGAAAGCAGAGAATATAATGTTTTATTTTATGCCGGTCATGGTCTACCTGCACCAGATGGAGGTTTACTGTTTTTGCAACCGGACATGACACTTAATGGCATAGAATTAGCGCAAGTATTGACTCGGAATAATGTGAATTTGGCGGTTTTTAATGCCTGTTGGGGAGCACAACCAGCTGCGGTAAATCGCCAAGCTATACCCTCTAGTAGTTTGGCAGAAGTGCTGATTCGTCATGGTGTGCCGGCAGTTTTGGCAATGCGGGATCAAATTCGCGATGATGAAAGTTTAAGTTTTATTCAAGCTTTTGCCCAAGCTTTGCGAAAGCGTTTACCAATTGATGAAGCTGTAGCAGAAGCAAGGCAAGATTTATTAACAATTTATAAGTTCAATCAACCCGCTTGGACTTTACCAGTTCTCTATCTGCATCCCAATTTTAATGGCGAACTGATTAAGAGCTTTGATGAAGGAATTACCGAACTCCCGGAAACTGCCATCCCCAGTATAACTTCGTCGGTTCCCACTGCTTGTTTGCGATCGCTTGAGGGAGGTGTAACCTGGTTTTTACGAAGTGGTGTCACCCGTATCGGTCGCACGAAAGATAATGATATTGTCATCCCTGAAGGATCTGTTTCTAAACGGCACGCAGAAATTTTATGCCGAAATAATCTCAGCGGTGCTACTCCCATCCGAACTTATTCCCTGCAAGATTTGTCCACTTACGGAACTACCTGGTTTTTAGCGGCAAACAGTTGGCAACAAATCCTCCGCCAGGAAGTACCCTTAAAATCGGGAATGCAGTTAAAGTTTGGTAGTCCTAAAGGTGAAATATGGCAGTTTCTTATTGAAGATTCTTAA